The following coding sequences lie in one Haematobia irritans isolate KBUSLIRL chromosome 3, ASM5000362v1, whole genome shotgun sequence genomic window:
- the LOC142230859 gene encoding uncharacterized protein LOC142230859, translating into MDTLRDNNFEIIFTDGSVREGKTGAAFFHPGTNTSQGFFVCKRLSSMTSELMAFVKALEFAKESGFLKAAIVTDSLSGILALEGDFPDNYLCHMIVDLTHALPLGAEFHYIPGHSGIRPNEIVDDVAKNAFAVGIHWNIQWPLKDAIKEIELQLWDEWSAEYSRCAENANAQFFQIFPSVSRKPWFKNRNIQPERIKLLNRILTNHGFCAYDLAKFKVVASDLCDACNIEDTPEHIVFHCDKGANGKEEIFKAVWDEFEFKPGLG; encoded by the exons ATGGATACATTGAGAGACAACAATTTTGAGATCATTTTCACGGATGGCTCCGTTCGTGAGGGCAAAACGGGGGCAGCTTTCTTTCATCCGGGGACAAACACATCCCAGGGGTTTTTTGTATGCAAGAGATTATCGTCCATGACATCGGAATTGATGGCATTTGTCAAGGCGTTGGAGTTTGCCAAAGAAAGCGGCTTTTTAAAGGCAGCTATCGTCACCGATAGCCTGAGTGGTATACTCGCACTTGAGGGAGATTTTCCGGATAATTACCTTTGCCACATGATTGTAGATCTAACACACGCCTTGCCGCTCGGAGCTGAATTTCATTATATCCCAGGCCATTCGGGTATTAGACCAAATGAGATAGTTGACGATGTTGCCAAGAATGCTTTTGCAGTTGGTATCCATTGGAACATACAATGGCCCTTGAAGGATGCTATTAAGGAAATTGAACTACAGCTATGGGATGAATGGAGCGCGGAATATagcaggtgtgctgaaaatgctaATGCCCAGTTCTTCCAGATTTTTCCATCAGTATCTAGAAAACCATGGTTCAAGAATCGCAACATACAACCGGAAAGAATCAAGCTTTTGAACAGAATTTTAACTAATCATGGCTTTTGCGCATACGACCTGGCTAAATTCAAAGTAGTGGCATCTGACCTATGTGATGCATGCAATATAGAAGACACGCCGGAACACATTGTATTCCATTGTGATAA AGGTGCAAATGgcaaagaagaaatattcaaaGCAGTTTGGGATGAGTTCGAGTTCAAACCAGGACTGGGATGA
- the caz gene encoding FUS RNA binding protein cabeza isoform X1, with translation MDRYGQGGGGGGGGGGGGYNNFSVPPPNYQMGSDSGAGGPYSKPPPSYNKSGGYDSGNRGGGGSGGGWQDRSGGGGGYGNGGGNKDGYNKGGGYGGGGDMVTQEDTIFVSGMDPEATELDIESHFGAIGIIKKDKRTSKPKIWLYRNKETGVSKGEATVTYDDTNAAQSAIAWFDGRVFKGCIIKVSLAQRQNNWNKGGGGPRGGGGGGGGRGRGGGFGGGDRDRGGSRFDRGGGGGGSDYDSGRGDRGGDRGGRSRMGPGGGGGGNNNVAPREGDWRCSSCNNTNFAWRNECNRCKTPKSDEDGGGGGRGGGGYGGGGGGRGAYGGGGGGGGGGYNRDNRGGGGGGGYGGNSGNRFGGGGPMRGNSPGSNRSRPY, from the exons ATGGACC GTTATGGCCAAGGCGGTGGGGGTGGCGGAGGCGGCGGTGGCGGTGGCTACAATAATTTCTCTGTTCCTCCTCCGAATTATCAAATGGGTTCAGACAGTGGTGCCGGTGGGCCATATAGTAAACCTCCGCCCTCGTATAACAAATCTGGAG GTTATGACTCTGGTAACCGTGGTGGTGGAGGAAGTGGTGGTGGTTGGCAAGACCGAAGTGGTGGCGGCGGCGGATATGG AAACGGAGGCGGCAACAAGGATGGCTACAACAAAG gTGGTGGTTACGGTGGCGGTGGTGATATGGTAACGCAAGAGGATAccatatttgtatctggaatggATCCCGAGGCAACAGAGTTAGATATTGAATCTCATTTTGGTGCAATTGGAATAATAAAG AAAGACAAACGTACCTCAAAGCCAAAGATTTGGTTATATCGTAATAAGGAAACTGGAGTTTCGAAGGGAGAAGCCACAGTTACATACGATGATACCAATGCAGCCCAGTCAGCCATTGCATGGTTTGATGGCCGTGTTTTTAAAGGTTGTATAATAAAAGTATCATTGGCGCAGCGTCAAAATAATTGGAATAAGGGTGGTGGAGGACCCCGAGGAGGAGGAGGTGGTGGAGGCGGCCGGGGCCGCGGTGGAGGATTCGGTGGAGGTGATCGTGACCGAGGAGGTAGTCGTTTCGATCGCGGCGGCGGTGGTGGTGGCTCGGATTATGACTCCGGCCGAGGTGATCGCGGCGGAGACCGTGGTGGCCGGTCTAGGATGGGTCCTGGAGGTGGCGGTGGTGGCAACAATAATGTAGCTCCACGTGAAGGCGACTGGCGTTGTAGTAGTTGTAACAATACTAATTTTGCATGGCGTAATGAATGTAACCGTTGCAAAACGCCTAAAAGTGATGAAGACGGCGGTGGTGGTGGACGGGGAGGAGGTGGATATGGTGGCGGCGGTGGTGGTCGTGGTGCCTACGGTGGTGGCGGTGGCGGAGGAGGTGGAGGTTATAATAGGGACAACCGAGGAGGTGGTGGAGGCGGCGGTTATGGCGGTAACAGTGGCAATCGTTTTGGAGGTGGAGGACCTATGCGCGGAAACAGTCCAGGTTCAAATCGTTCTCGACCCTACTAG
- the caz gene encoding FUS RNA binding protein cabeza isoform X2: MAKAVGVAEAAVAVATIISLFLLRIIKWVQTVVPVGHIVNLRPRITNLEVMTLVTVVVEEVVVVGKTEVVAAADMGGGYGGGGDMVTQEDTIFVSGMDPEATELDIESHFGAIGIIKKDKRTSKPKIWLYRNKETGVSKGEATVTYDDTNAAQSAIAWFDGRVFKGCIIKVSLAQRQNNWNKGGGGPRGGGGGGGGRGRGGGFGGGDRDRGGSRFDRGGGGGGSDYDSGRGDRGGDRGGRSRMGPGGGGGGNNNVAPREGDWRCSSCNNTNFAWRNECNRCKTPKSDEDGGGGGRGGGGYGGGGGGRGAYGGGGGGGGGGYNRDNRGGGGGGGYGGNSGNRFGGGGPMRGNSPGSNRSRPY, from the exons ATGGCCAAGGCGGTGGGGGTGGCGGAGGCGGCGGTGGCGGTGGCTACAATAATTTCTCTGTTCCTCCTCCGAATTATCAAATGGGTTCAGACAGTGGTGCCGGTGGGCCATATAGTAAACCTCCGCCCTCGTATAACAAATCTGGAG GTTATGACTCTGGTAACCGTGGTGGTGGAGGAAGTGGTGGTGGTTGGCAAGACCGAAGTGGTGGCGGCGGCGGATATGG gTGGTGGTTACGGTGGCGGTGGTGATATGGTAACGCAAGAGGATAccatatttgtatctggaatggATCCCGAGGCAACAGAGTTAGATATTGAATCTCATTTTGGTGCAATTGGAATAATAAAG AAAGACAAACGTACCTCAAAGCCAAAGATTTGGTTATATCGTAATAAGGAAACTGGAGTTTCGAAGGGAGAAGCCACAGTTACATACGATGATACCAATGCAGCCCAGTCAGCCATTGCATGGTTTGATGGCCGTGTTTTTAAAGGTTGTATAATAAAAGTATCATTGGCGCAGCGTCAAAATAATTGGAATAAGGGTGGTGGAGGACCCCGAGGAGGAGGAGGTGGTGGAGGCGGCCGGGGCCGCGGTGGAGGATTCGGTGGAGGTGATCGTGACCGAGGAGGTAGTCGTTTCGATCGCGGCGGCGGTGGTGGTGGCTCGGATTATGACTCCGGCCGAGGTGATCGCGGCGGAGACCGTGGTGGCCGGTCTAGGATGGGTCCTGGAGGTGGCGGTGGTGGCAACAATAATGTAGCTCCACGTGAAGGCGACTGGCGTTGTAGTAGTTGTAACAATACTAATTTTGCATGGCGTAATGAATGTAACCGTTGCAAAACGCCTAAAAGTGATGAAGACGGCGGTGGTGGTGGACGGGGAGGAGGTGGATATGGTGGCGGCGGTGGTGGTCGTGGTGCCTACGGTGGTGGCGGTGGCGGAGGAGGTGGAGGTTATAATAGGGACAACCGAGGAGGTGGTGGAGGCGGCGGTTATGGCGGTAACAGTGGCAATCGTTTTGGAGGTGGAGGACCTATGCGCGGAAACAGTCCAGGTTCAAATCGTTCTCGACCCTACTAG